A DNA window from Camelina sativa cultivar DH55 chromosome 17, Cs, whole genome shotgun sequence contains the following coding sequences:
- the LOC104759705 gene encoding uncharacterized protein LOC104759705 has product MKTPVSVNSVFRRVLSDITNTPQLQSGQSSNNNVSTICNEGTTPQSKYELQFAHNARSQSIRRQTSPSPFEKTWTNQASQESGLTTPFTPNRPANQTDYDITAGNQTDFNSVNRKENYSHNDGNLTRPHGQHGGVILDSDEDSEFQDYYDQSEDYVDDGDPDYTCEHCGAIFWYGERLNKRRNAKNPKFAACCMQGQITLPSLKESPELLWQLLTGDDELARNFKDNIRAYNMIFSFTSIGGRVDHCVPKGRGPQMFALQGENYHLMGALKPKPGELAKFLQLYIIDTANEVENRMNIMSNGKDPDNGQGKKKFRKEIIESIIKLLNQINPHVDAFRSARDRFNTNDEERFHMRIIAKRTTGGRLYNMPTASEVAALIPGDFHEDMDKRDIVLQEHSGKLKRIHELHVAYLALQYPLLFPYGEDGYRLGIKKLKTSGRGEKEQEDVSMRQFFAYRLHERENEKHVLVRSKRLLQQFVVDAFTMIESNRLHFIRKNQIKFRTTNLESVQKAASSGNNDLQNQGKRVTLQASFTGGPRYMTKNYLDAMAICKHFGFPNLFITFTCNPKWPEIVRFCKKCNLKPDDRPDIICRVFKMKLDRLMDDLTVKHILGKMVSDIDKIISVEIPDKVKKPELYQVVKDCMIHGPCGAANPNSPCIVDGICTKFFPKSFNNTTKVDKEGFPVYKRRKNGGYIEKIGFKCDNRYVIPYNEKLSLHYRAHINVEWCNQSGSIKYLFKYIHKGHDRVTVTVEPHKKDGDVEMNVNGGATTKEKEIDEVQDYFDCRYVLACEAMWRIFKFPIHHKTTPVVKLTFHEEGLQLVVIKEGETIEAVMERLGNQMTPFLAWFELNKKNLKSFNRSNGKKRIKKVADPKKLLYEEIPNHFTWNNKEKKFALRERGFAISRINFVPRAIEDSYFLRILLNIRRGPQQHKDLKTVDGVVYNSYRDAVFALGLLDDDKEYINGIKEANFWCSAKYVRRLFVIMLLSASLSKPEIVWEESWKILSEDIERKKRHEWNQPDLILSDEDKKKFALQEIEKLLIRNAASLTKWKQMPQVDMEEVEKSNQFLLDELKHNNPDLKAKHDEWLSMATSEQKQIYTEIVDAVYKDRVGAFFVYGFGGTGKTFLWKLLSAAIRYRGDIALNVASSGIAALLLDGGRTAHSRFGIPINPHESSVCNIARGTDLGELIEKAKLIIWDEAPMMSKYWFESLDRSLRDIMNKEDKPFGGKVIVFGGDFRQVLSVINGAGRE; this is encoded by the exons ATGAAAACTCCTGTGTCGGTTAATTCTGTGTTTAGGAGGGTTTTGTCCGATATTACAAACACCCCACAGTTACAATCGGGACAATCATCAAACAACAACGTATCCACTATATGCAATGAAGGAACAACACCGCAAAGCAAATATGAATTACAATTTGCTCATAATGCAAGAAGCCAAAGTATTAGAAGACAAACTTCTCCAAGTCCATTCGAAAAGACATGGACAAATCAAGCGTCTCAAGAAA GTGGACTGACTACTCCTTTTACACCAAATAGACCTGCAAATCAAACAGATTATGACATAACAGCAG GTAATCAGACAGATTTCAATAGTGTAAACAGAAAGGAGAATTATAGCCATAATGACGGAAATCTAACAAGACCTCATGGTCAACATGGTGGTGTTATATTAGATTCAGATGAGGATTCTGAATTTCAAGACTATTATGATCAATCGGAAG ATTATGTTGATGACGGTGATCCAGACTATACTTGTGAACACTGTGGTGCAATCTTCTGGTATGGAGAACGTCTAAACAAAAGGAGGAATGCTAAAAATCCTAAATTTGCAGCATGTTGTATGCAAGGCCAAATTACATTACCATCGCTCAAAGAGTCTCCTGAATTGCTATGGCAACTTCTTACTGGAGATGATGAACTAGCAAGAAATTTTAAAGATAACATAAGAGCTTACAATATGATTTTCTCATTTACATCTATTGGTGGCAGAGTTGATCATTGTGTTCCTAAAGGACGTGGCCCTCAAATGTTTGCATTGCAAGGAGAAAACTACCATCTAATGGGTGCTTTAAAGCCAAAACCTGGCGAATTAGCAAAGTTTCTACAGCTCTACATTATCGACACCGCAAATGAAGTGGAGAACAGAATGAACATAATGag TAATGGGAAAGATCCTGATAATGGGcaaggaaagaaaaaattcaGAAAGGAAATAATTGAAAGCATCATCAAGCTACTGAATCAGATCAACCCACATGTTGATGCATTTAGGTCTGCCCGAGACAGATTTAATACTAATGATGAAGAAAGGTTTCACATGAGGATTATTGCTAAACGCACAACTGGTGGAAGGTTATACAATATGCCAACAGCATCAGAAGTCGCAGCTTTAATACCAGGAGATTTTCATGAAGATATGGATAAACGTGATATCGTTTTACAGGAACATTCCGGGAAGCTAAAAAGGATTCATGAACTGCATGTAGCCTATCTAGCATTGCAATATCCTCTATTGTTTCCATATGGAGAGGATGGTTATAGGCTTGGTATAAAGAAACTTAAAACATCAGGTCGTGGAGAAAAGGAGCAGGAAGATGTCAGTATGAGACAATTTTTTGCTTACAGACTTCatgaaagagaaaatgaaaaacatgtttTGGTAAGGTCTAAGCGCTTGCTGCAACAGTTCGTGGTTGATGCTTTCACAATGATCGAGTCAAATAGGTTGCATTTTATTAGGAAGAATCAAATAAAGTTCAGGACTACAAATCTTGAATCAGTTCAGAAGGCAGCTTCATCTGGTAATAATGATCTACAGAACCAAGGCAAAAGAGTGACGCTCCAAGCATCTTTTACAGGTGGACCAAGGTATATGactaaaaattatttggatGCAATGGCTATATGCAAACATTTCGGATTTCCCAATTTGTTCATAACCTTTACATGCAATCCAAAGTGGCCTGAGATAGTTCGATTCTGTAAAAAATGCAATTTGAAGCCTGATGACAGACCAGACATCATATGCCGTGTTTTCAAGATGAAACTTGACAGGCTAATGGACGATCTAACAGTCAAGCATATTCTTGGAAAAATGGTTTCAG ATATTGATAAGATCATATCTGTCGAGATTCCAGATAAAGTGAAGAAACCAGAGCTGTATCAAGTTGTTAAAGACTGTATGATTCATGGACCATGTGGAGCGGCTAATCCAAATTCACCATGTATTGTCGATGGTATATGTACGAAGTTTTTCCCAAAAAGCTTTAACAACACTACTAAGGTGGATAAAGAAGGATTTCCAGTTTATAAAAGGAGGAAAAACGGAGGTTACATTGAGAAAATTGGTTTTAAATGCGATAACCGTTATGTCATTCCATACAATGAGAAGCTATCTCTTCATTACCGTGCTCACATTAATGTGGAATGGTGCAACCAATCAGGTTCAATTAAATATCTCTTCAAATATATCCACAAAGGACATGATCGTGTTACAGTTACTGTCGAACCACATAAAAAGGATGGAGATGTTGAAATGAATGTAAATGGTGGAGCGACTacaaaggaaaaggaaatcGATGAAGTTCAAGATTATTTTGATTGCAG ATACGTTTTAGCATGTGAAGCTATGTggagaatttttaaatttccaatACATCATAAGACAACACCTGTTGTCAAACTTACTTTTCACGAAGAGGGTCTGCAGCTGGTTGTAATCAAAGAAGGAGAAACAATTGAAGCTGTGATGGAGAGATTAGGTAATCAGATGACTCCGTTTTTAGCATGGTTTGAGCTGAATAAGAAGAACCTAAAGTCATTCAATCGTTCTAATGGGAAGAAAAGGATTAAGAAGGTTGCTGATCCCAAAAAACTCCTATATGAAGAGATTCCAAATCACTTTACATGgaataataaagagaaaaaatttgCTCTGAGAGAAAGAGGGTTTGCTATTAGTAGAATAAATTTTGTTCCACGTGCTATAGAGGACTCTTATTTTTTGAGAATCCTCTTAAATATCCGGCGAGGTCCTCAACAACATAAGGATCTTAAGACAGTTGATGGTGTGGTTTATAACTCTTACAGAGATGCAGTTTTTGCACTTGGATTACTAGATGATGACAAAGAATACATCAACGGTATTAAAGAAGCAAACTTTTGGTGCTCAGCAAAATATGTTCGAAGGCTTTTCGTCATCATGCTACTGTCAGCAAGTTTGAGTAAACCAGAGATTGTATGGGAAGAAAGTTGGAAAATTCTATCTGAGGATATTGAGCGAAAAAAAAGACATGAGTGGAATCAACCAG ATCTTATTTTAAGTGacgaggacaaaaaaaaatttgctttacAGGAAATAGAAAAGTTGCTAATCAGAAATGCAGCATCCCTTACGAAATGGAAACAGATGCCTCAGGTTGATATGGAAGAAGTAGAAAAGTCCAACCAATTTCTTCTAGATGAACTGAAGCACAACAATCCAGACTTGAAAGCTAAGCATGATGAATGGTTATCTATGGCTACTTCAGAGCAAAAACAGATATATACTGAGATTGTAGATGCTGTTTATAAAGATAGAGTAGGAGCTTTCTTTGTATACGGTTTTGGGGGAACTGGCAAAACGTTTCTATGGAAACTGTTATCGGCTGCTATAAGATATAGAGGAGATATTGCATTAAATGTCGCTTCAAGTGGTATTGCTGCATTGCTTCTCGATGGTGGACGAACTGCACACTCTAGGTTTGGGATCCCAATAAATCCGCATGAGTCATCCGTATGTAATATTGCAAGAGGCACAGATCTTGGTGAGTTAATTGAAAAAGCAAAACTAATTATTTGGGATGAGGCACCAATGATGAGTAAGTATTGGTTTGAGTCTTTGGATCGAAGTCTGAGAGATATCATGAATAAAGAAGACAAGCCGTTTGGAGGAAAAGTCATTGTAtttggaggtgatttcagacaAGTTTTGTCGGTGATTAATGGTGCTGGTAGGGAATAA
- the LOC104757830 gene encoding protein EXORDIUM-like 1, whose protein sequence is MASYVLGCLLLLAVAFVCLEARTNQTQDYTSFQYHKGALLTGDVSINLIWYGQFKPSQRAIVTDLVASLSSSGPWFKTHQSPVATWWKTVEKYYHVGKTAKTRGLTLSLGEHILDEGYSMGKSLTESNLKALAAKGGQSYAVNVVLTSADVAVQGFCMNRCGSHGSGSGSGKKGSKFAYIWVGNSETQCPGQCAWPFHSPVYGPQSSPLVAPNNDVGLDGMVINLASLLAGTATNPFGDGYYQGPKTAPLEAGSACTGVYGKGSYPGYAGELLVDATTGGSYNAKGLNGRKYLLPALYDLKTSACSTLF, encoded by the coding sequence ATGGCATCTTATGTATTGGGTTGCTTGTTATTGTTGGCTGTTGCCTTCGTGTGTCTAGAAGCGAGGACGAACCAAACGCAAGACTATACTTCGTTTCAGTACCACAAAGGAGCTCTCCTTACCGGAGATGTTTCAATCAACCTAATCTGGTACGGTCAGTTCAAACCGTCGCAACGTGCAATCGTCACCGATTTGGTCGCTTCCCTCTCGTCTTCCGGACCATGGTTCAAAACCCATCAGTCGCCAGTCGCCACATGGTGGAAGACGGTGGAGAAGTATTACCACGTCGGCAAGACCGCGAAGACACGTGGACTCACTCTCTCCCTCGGAGAGCATATCCTCGACGAAGGATACTCAATGGGAAAGTCTCTAACAGAGAGTAACCTCAAAGCCTTAGCCGCGAAAGGCGGCCAAAGCTATGCTGTCAACGTAGTCTTGACCTCAGCTGACGTGGCGGTCCAAGGATTTTGCATGAACCGATGCGGGTCACACGGGTCTGGTTCCGGATCAGGCAAGAAAGGGTCAAAATTCGCTTACATCTGGGTAGGGAACTCAGAGACACAATGTCCAGGACAATGCGCGTGGCCATTCCACTCGCCTGTTTACGGACCACAGAGCTCACCACTCGTGGCGCCAAACAACGACGTGGGTCTTGACGGGATGGTGATTAACTTGGCGAGCCTCTTAGCTGGGACCGCAACGAACCCGTTCGGAGATGGGTATTACCAAGGCCCTAAAACGGCACCGCTTGAGGCTGGATCGGCTTGTACTGGAGTCTATGGGAAAGGCTCGTATCCTGGTTACGCTGGAGAGTTGCTTGTGGATGCAACGACCGGTGGGAGTTATAACGCAAAGGGATTGAATGGGAGAAAATATTTGCTTCCGGCTTTGTATGACCTCAAAACCTCTGCTTGCTCGACTCTGTTTTGA
- the LOC104759702 gene encoding uncharacterized protein LOC104759702, giving the protein MNRLLCVLVLIALCVGFNNAKMKNFVHFKNSLLQKNILKIHCQSDEDDLGIHFLSPGQTYNFSFNDSIFKTKIDCELWQGIGFKFFAKFMAYKSGGLILHHGKKIFWDAREDGIYFTHGKQIPKLEYKWVDTSPYVWDSPRPSLF; this is encoded by the coding sequence ATGAATCGCCTCTTGTGTGTCCTGGTTCTTATTGCATTGTGTGTAGGATTCAACAATgcgaaaatgaaaaattttgtACATTTTAAGAATTCTCTCCTTCAGAAAAATATTCTCAAGATTCATTGTCAATCAGACGAAGATGACCTAGGCATTCACTTTTTGAGTCCTGGACAAACatacaattttagttttaatgaCAGtatatttaaaaccaaaattgattGTGAATTATGGCAGGGAATTGGTTTCAAGTTTTTTGCAAAGTTCATGGCATACAAAAGTGGCGGTCTCATACTTCATCATGGTAAGAAAATTTTTTGGGATGCTAGAGAAGATGGGATTTATTTCACACATGGTAAACAAATTCCCAAGTTAGAGTATAAGTGGGTAGATACATCTCCGTACGTCTGGGACAGTCCTAGACCATCTTTGTTTTGA
- the LOC104759704 gene encoding protein EXORDIUM-like 1 yields the protein MLSKWGINAHLMEHLKPHLYXYTSFQYHKGALLTGDVSINLIWYGQFKPSQRAIVTDLVASLSSSGPWFKTHQSPVATWWKTVEKYYHVGKTAKTRGLTLSLGEHILDEGYSMGKSLTESNLKALAAKGGQSYAVNVVLTSADVAVQGFCMNRCGSHGSGSGSGKKGSKFAYIWVGNSETQCPGQCAWPFHSPVYGPQSSPLVAPNNDVGLDGMVINLASLLAGTATNPFGDGYYQGPKTAPLEAGSACTGVYGKGSYPGYAGELLVDATTGGSYNAKGLNGRKYLLPALYDLKTSACSTLF from the exons ATGTTGTCTAAATGGGGTATTAATGCTCACTTAATGGAGCATTTAAAGCCTCATT TGTACNACTATACTTCGTTTCAGTACCACAAAGGAGCTCTCCTTACCGGAGATGTTTCAATCAACCTAATCTGGTACGGTCAGTTCAAACCGTCGCAACGTGCAATCGTCACCGATTTGGTCGCTTCCCTCTCGTCTTCCGGACCATGGTTCAAAACCCATCAGTCGCCAGTCGCCACATGGTGGAAGACGGTGGAGAAGTATTACCACGTCGGCAAGACCGCGAAGACACGTGGACTCACTCTCTCCCTCGGAGAGCATATCCTCGACGAAGGATACTCAATGGGAAAGTCTCTAACAGAGAGTAACCTCAAAGCCTTAGCCGCGAAAGGCGGCCAAAGCTATGCTGTCAACGTAGTCTTGACCTCAGCTGACGTGGCGGTCCAAGGATTTTGCATGAACCGATGCGGGTCACACGGGTCTGGTTCCGGATCAGGCAAGAAAGGGTCAAAATTCGCTTACATCTGGGTAGGGAACTCAGAGACACAATGTCCAGGACAATGCGCGTGGCCATTCCACTCGCCTGTTTACGGACCACAGAGCTCACCACTCGTGGCGCCAAACAACGACGTGGGTCTTGACGGGATGGTGATTAACTTGGCGAGCCTCTTAGCTGGGACCGCAACGAACCCGTTCGGAGATGGGTATTACCAAGGCCCTAAAACGGCACCGCTTGAGGCTGGATCGGCTTGTACTGGAGTCTATGGGAAAGGCTCGTATCCTGGTTACGCTGGAGAGTTGCTTGTGGATGCAACGACCGGTGGGAGTTATAACGCAAAGGGATTGAATGGGAGAAAATATTTGCTTCCGGCTTTGTATGACCTCAAAACCTCTGCTTGCTCGACTCTGTTTTGA